Sequence from the Thermoanaerobaculia bacterium genome:
TTCCCGTTACAGCCCATCCGGGAGAAGATATTCTTGTGCTCATCAAGGAAGCCCTGGAGATTCATGTCCGGGAGATGAATCTTGTCTTTGAGCTTGAACGCAAGGAACACCGGGAGAAGACACTCTTTGAACTTCATCAGCGCCTCGTCGGGAAGATCGCCTTCGAAGATCTTCTCAACGAAATGCTCCTCTTCATTAAAGACTCACTGGGGTACCACAACTGCGCGATTCTTCTCTACGAAGAGGATGGTGAACATCTGAAAATTGTTGCTTCGATCAACTACCCCCATGAAGTCGTGGAAGCCTTTCGAATCACCTCCCGGGACGGCATCACCGGATATGCCGCTCTACATAACGAAATCGTGATTGTGGAAGATGTTCTCGATGACCCCAGGTACATCCGCTCCAGCCAGGCCACCCGATCGGAGATGGCGATCCCCCTCCGCGTTCATGGAAGTGTCATCGGTGTCCTGGATGTCGAGAGCGACCGCCCCGGATTTTTCAGTGAAAACGATCGCCTCATTCTGGAACCCTTTGCCCACATTCTGGCCGTCGCCATTGAGAATGCCAAGCTGTACCGGACCCTTGAAGAACGGAACGAGGAACTAAAAGACTTTTTCTTTCACACCGTCGAAACATTGGCCGAGGTCATCGAGGCCAAGGATCCCTACACACGCGGTCATGTAGGCCGGAGTGCTTACTTCGGCGAGCTCCTTGCCGGGCTGATGGAGCTGGATGATGCTCAGATCGAACAGGTTAAGCTGGGATGTATCCTCCACGATATCGGGAAGATCGGTGTCCCGGAAACCATTCTTCTGAAAGGTTCCCATCTCTCCGATGACGAGATGGTTATCATGCGCCGCCATCCCGAAATCGGGGTTCAAATCCTGCGGGGTATTTCCCAGCTCGAGCCGGTGATTCCGTTCATCCTCCACCACCACGAGCGCTTTGATGGTCATGGATACCCGAAGGGGATCGGAGAACACGAAATTCCGCTGGGAGCCCGGATCGTAGCCATCGTCGATGCCTTTGATGCCATGGTGTCGGATCGCCCTTACCGCTCCCGTCTCCCCCTCAGCCATGCAATGAAGGAGCTGGAACGAGAATCCGGTGGCCAGTTCGATCCAGAAATTGCGAATCTATTTCTTGCCTGGCTCCGGGATCGTGAGAACCAGGATATAGTCACCCGCCTCAGCAACGGAGAAGGTCCAGCGGCGTAATAATCCCCGATATCTTTCCTGTAACTTTTCCGAGCCGCCTTCCATTTCAAGAATCTTTTCCATCTTCCCATGTTGATCAATCAGGAGATGAATCGACATGACGGTACCCCGCTCGTCCAGAAGGACGGAACGCGGCGGATGGACCGTTTGCACCACTCTCCCCGACGGAAAAACCTGCACCAGGATCAACGGTTCTTCAGGCGTGCCGGGAGGGAAGGCATGGGTATAGATCAGGATCAGGACAAGGAGAAGCATGACCGAGGCGCCGATCACACCAAGGGTTGTCTCCCAGAGCATTCCAGGGAGTCGGCGCGTTCTTCCCTTACGGTCTCTGGCCACTCTCTGCAGAAAGGCTCGACGGAGGGAGGGGGGTGGGTCCAGGGATCGCAATGCCTTCAGGTTCCGCGTGGCCACTTCCAGAGCCTCTTGAATTTCACGGCAGGCCGGACAGGTTGAAAGATGAGCCTGCACCTGATCTCTCTCGATCCCGGAGAGATCGTTGGCGGCCATCCGCTCCCGGATCTCATCACAGTTCATGATTCCTGAACTCCTTTCGGAACTGCTCCGCGAGGGCAAGGCGAGCACGGGCGAGGCGGGAACGGACGGTGCCTATGGGAATGGAGAGAATCTCTGCAATTTCTTCATAGGATAGTTCTTCCGTCTCCCGGAGGACCAGAATCTCCCTGTATTCCGGACGAAGATCCCTGAGAGCCCTTACAACCTTATCTGATCGTTCCATTCTGAGTGCGTACTGTTCCGGTCCTTCCGCTGGCGAACTCAGGTCAATGTCTTCCAGTGATCTGGACCGTCGGTTTCGTTTGATCTCGCGCTTCAGGCGTGTCCGGGCTGTGTTCAACGTGATGGAGATGATCCAGGTTTTCAGCGTCGACCGTCCCTGAAACCCCTGGATGGAACGCAGAACCTTGAACAAAACATCCTGAGCGCAATCGCTTGCGAGGATTTCATCTCCCAGCACGCTCATGGCCAGCCGGAAGACCATAGGACCGTACCGGCTGAAGAAGAGTTCCGAAATTCCAGGATCCCGGATCTTCAGGCCGTAGACGAGATCCTCATCCTTCACAATCATGGGACTCTCCGGCAGCCTGGAAGTTCCGGATCAAGAGCTTAGCTCCGCCCAAGGTAACGGTATGTATTCTCTGAAAGGACCCGCCGGGTGATCCGGTTTGAAGAATCGGCCCGGACTAGATGATCAGCCACCCGGGAGGTCCAGGTTGGACGGGAAAACTGACCGCTGTAGGGAACCGGCGTATCGGTTTCGACAAGAATCAGGTGCAGATCAATCGTGAGAGCCGTCGAACAGGCCTCTTCAGAGAAAAGGATCGATGGACCCGCGGAAACAAAGATCCCCTCCGCATTGGTTGCCCTGAGCAATTTCTTTGAATGGGCAAACCAGTGGAGAAGTGCCTGGAGCCCGGTTTTTTTATGAAAGGAAATGGCCTCTTCCATGGTCTGACGAAGGGCACGCCGGGAATGCAGGTTAATCGGAAGACGATGTGCCTCGGCTATCTCCATCTGCGCATGGAGGTGGGAACGCTGCAGGGATTGTGCCGTTTCGTCTTCGGCATGTTTGAAATCCAGCCCGATCTCACCCATACAGACCGCTTCCTTCGCATGTTTCTGCAAAAAGTTCAGGCTGCGTTCCCAGGTTGCTGAATCGTAGTAGACCGATTCCGCTGGATGGATTCCCAGACCGGGAAGAACAAAGTCCGGAAAGCGGTCCCGGATCGCAAGAACCGCCTCCATCGTTTTCAGATCCTCACTCACACAGATGACCGATTCAACTCCCGCATCTTTCGCACGCTGGACTTCTTCCTCAGGG
This genomic interval carries:
- a CDS encoding anti-sigma factor, giving the protein MNCDEIRERMAANDLSGIERDQVQAHLSTCPACREIQEALEVATRNLKALRSLDPPPSLRRAFLQRVARDRKGRTRRLPGMLWETTLGVIGASVMLLLVLILIYTHAFPPGTPEEPLILVQVFPSGRVVQTVHPPRSVLLDERGTVMSIHLLIDQHGKMEKILEMEGGSEKLQERYRGLLRRWTFSVAEAGDYILVLTIPEPGKK
- a CDS encoding GAF domain-containing protein, with the translated sequence MEYAFILEIVKKILKTDLLYIFYSKGGFHNQVFPHSTNKEPIPNVCSRECAHHINWIPIDQWPDCPMSGCILDDFSSFAGVICIPFSNNFILVPVTAHPGEDILVLIKEALEIHVREMNLVFELERKEHREKTLFELHQRLVGKIAFEDLLNEMLLFIKDSLGYHNCAILLYEEDGEHLKIVASINYPHEVVEAFRITSRDGITGYAALHNEIVIVEDVLDDPRYIRSSQATRSEMAIPLRVHGSVIGVLDVESDRPGFFSENDRLILEPFAHILAVAIENAKLYRTLEERNEELKDFFFHTVETLAEVIEAKDPYTRGHVGRSAYFGELLAGLMELDDAQIEQVKLGCILHDIGKIGVPETILLKGSHLSDDEMVIMRRHPEIGVQILRGISQLEPVIPFILHHHERFDGHGYPKGIGEHEIPLGARIVAIVDAFDAMVSDRPYRSRLPLSHAMKELERESGGQFDPEIANLFLAWLRDRENQDIVTRLSNGEGPAA
- a CDS encoding RNA polymerase sigma factor, translated to MIVKDEDLVYGLKIRDPGISELFFSRYGPMVFRLAMSVLGDEILASDCAQDVLFKVLRSIQGFQGRSTLKTWIISITLNTARTRLKREIKRNRRSRSLEDIDLSSPAEGPEQYALRMERSDKVVRALRDLRPEYREILVLRETEELSYEEIAEILSIPIGTVRSRLARARLALAEQFRKEFRNHEL
- a CDS encoding TatD family hydrolase, coding for MPEPMNLIDAHCHLYSLDHPEEEVQRAKDAGVESVICVSEDLKTMEAVLAIRDRFPDFVLPGLGIHPAESVYYDSATWERSLNFLQKHAKEAVCMGEIGLDFKHAEDETAQSLQRSHLHAQMEIAEAHRLPINLHSRRALRQTMEEAISFHKKTGLQALLHWFAHSKKLLRATNAEGIFVSAGPSILFSEEACSTALTIDLHLILVETDTPVPYSGQFSRPTWTSRVADHLVRADSSNRITRRVLSENTYRYLGRS